One region of Cryptosporidium parvum Iowa II chromosome 4, whole genome shotgun sequence genomic DNA includes:
- a CDS encoding 60S ribosomal protein L18, whose product ELNMGIDLKAGGRVKKTQSKRTRSTNPYRILLSKLYTFLGRRTDSSFNDTVLHRLKMARRFQAPISVSRLVQFMNGKEGKIAAVVGTVTDDTRVLKIPKLTVCALRFTETARKHIEKYGGECLTFDQLALRAPKGSNVVLLRGKTKARIQEKYFGRAPGLPKSTSRPRVQSKGRKFEKARGRRASRAYKA is encoded by the coding sequence GAATTAAACATGGGTATTGATTTAAAGGCAGGTGGTCGTGTCAAGAAGACTCAGTCTAAGAGAACTCGTTCGACAAACCCATATCGTATATTGTTGTCAAAACTCTATACATTCTTGGGTCGTAGAACAGACTCATCTTTCAATGACACTGTTCTCCATCGTTTGAAGATGGCTAGAAGATTCCAAGCACCAATCTCTGTATCTCGTCTTGTTCAATTCATGAACGGAAAAGAAGGCAAGATCGCAGCAGTTGTTGGTACTGTTACTGATGATACTAGAGTCTTAAAGATCCCAAAGTTGACAGTATGCGCTTTGAGATTTACTGAGACAGCTAGAAAACATATTGAGAAGTATGGTGGTGAATGCTTGACTTTTGATCAGCTCGCCTTAAGAGCTCCAAAGGGTTCAAATGTTGTCTTACTCAGAGGAAAGACAAAGGCTAGAATTCAGGAGAAATACTTCGGTAGAGCTCCAGGTTTGCCAAAGAGCACATCAAGACCTCGCGTACAATCAAAGGGACGCAAGTTCGAGAAGGCAAGAGGTAGAAGAGCCTCTAGAGCATACAAGGCATAA